Proteins from a genomic interval of Desulfofustis limnaeus:
- a CDS encoding DUF3164 family protein, translating to MLHNDVPEGYMKDAQGRLVPLEMVKEIDKLRDELVRKLVTTARQTAEILAAFKTSALSEIQSFCDLSAAEYGKELGGTKGNVQLTSYDGRFRVDRSVSEYLDFDERLQVAKELIDQCLQEWSSDSRPELKLLVNDAFQVDRKGNVNTKRILSLRKFEIEDPRWQRAMQAINDSLTVSGSRTYLRLYERIGGSDQWRQIPLDIAAV from the coding sequence ATGACGTGCCGGAAGGCTACATGAAGGACGCCCAGGGGCGGCTGGTGCCCCTGGAAATGGTGAAAGAGATCGACAAGCTGCGCGACGAGCTGGTGCGCAAGCTGGTGACCACGGCCCGGCAGACCGCCGAGATCCTGGCCGCGTTCAAGACCTCGGCGCTCTCCGAGATTCAATCGTTTTGCGATCTGTCCGCCGCCGAGTACGGCAAAGAGTTGGGCGGAACCAAAGGAAACGTGCAGCTGACCAGCTATGACGGCCGTTTCCGGGTGGACCGGAGCGTGTCCGAATATCTCGATTTCGACGAGCGGCTGCAGGTGGCCAAGGAGTTGATCGACCAGTGCCTCCAAGAGTGGAGCAGCGATTCCCGGCCGGAGTTGAAGCTGCTGGTGAACGACGCCTTCCAGGTGGACCGCAAGGGCAACGTGAACACCAAGCGGATCTTGTCCCTGCGCAAGTTCGAGATCGAAGACCCGCGCTGGCAGCGGGCCATGCAGGCGATCAACGATTCGCTCACGGTATCCGGATCGCGAACCTACCTGCGCCTCTATGAGCGGATCGGCGGCAGCGATCAGTGGCGGCAGATCCCGCTCGATATCGCGGCGGTGTGA